From Nerophis lumbriciformis linkage group LG09, RoL_Nlum_v2.1, whole genome shotgun sequence, one genomic window encodes:
- the flrt1a gene encoding leucine-rich repeat transmembrane protein FLRT1, with protein MASSRFANLRARLRLLFLSLALCVGSQEFTAATIQGYIGEIDTICPSVCRCDEDFIYCNDRGLSSIPSLPASASVLYLQNNQINNPGLPTSLERQLTVRVIYLYDNELDEFPVHLPPSVRELHLQDNNIRTIPRSALARMPLLEKLHLDDNSISTVSIEDQAFADNPRLRLLFLSRNHLSSIPSGLPASLEELRLDDNRISTIPTHAFRGLSSLRCLVLDGNLLANQRIADDTFSRLSNLTELSLVRNALQTPPVNLPSAHLQRLSLQENALIHMPRGSLDGMHRLQRLDLSGNNLTTLPRGLFKDLDNLGQLLVRGNPWHCGCNLRWLYDWLQTRGNSITVRGLTCRGPDRVRDMALKDLTNEMEECELVKTAGTKDRAGVGGSDSSTTNTPPQGSLFTLRSKRPGLGLPDSGLDYTLSSSGVGKSLALNVKPLSHSSVRVTWSVAQPTSSFRLSWLRLGTGNTMGSITETLVRGDRREYLLTSLQPRSSYIICMVPMPASSESKGGISGESDADEALVCAKAETSDPSPLEEEEAGDSRHVTVLPLAGIIGGATAIVSLALIFAIICWYGHKSGHLCSRDHYTRNTSRKSKNYDDYIESGTKKDNTILEIRGPGFQMTPMAACQPMQPKPLQEDYIIHTIFPSNGTGMYKGANHISNARQSTNRGYREGGIPDIDYCYT; from the coding sequence ATGGCATCTTCTCGTTTTGCTAATTTGCGGGCCCGACTCCGATTGCTTTTCCTTTCCTTGGCACTGTGTGTTGGCTCTCAGGAGTTCACTGCAGCCACAATACAAGGATACATTGGAGAAATAGACACAATATGTCCATCTGTGTGTAGATGTGATGAAGACTTTATCTACTGTAATGATCGTGGCCTGAGCTCTATCCCCTCACTGCCTGCTTCCGCATCCGTCCTCTATCTTCAAAACAACCAGATAAACAACCCGGGCCTTCCCACTTCCTTGGAGCGCCAGCTTACCGTACGCGTCATCTACCTTTATGATAATGAACTCGATGAATTCCCAGTGCACTTGCCACCATCGGTCCGTGAGTTACATTTACAAGACAATAACATCCGCACTATTCCACGTAGTGCTCTTGCGAGAATGCCACTGCTGGAAAAGCTCCACTTGGACGACAATTCTATTTCCACTGTCAGCATTGAGGATCAGGCTTTTGCAGACAATCCTCGGTTGCGCCTACTTTTCCTTTCCCGCAACCACCTGTCCAGTATCCCCTCAGGATTGCCCGCCTCTCTGGAAGAACTCCGTCTAGATGACAACCGAATCTCCACTATCCCTACACATGCCTTCCGTGGCCTCTCCTCACTTAGATGTCTTGTCCTAGACGGGAATCTCTTGGCAAATCAACGCATTGCTGATGACACATTCTCACGTCTCTCCAACTTGACAGAGCTGTCCTTAGTTCGTAACGCCCTTCAGACGCCGCCTGTCAACCTTCCCAGTGCCCACCTCCAGCGTTTGTCTCTGCAAGAGAACGCTCTGATTCACATGCCCCGAGGTTCTTTGGATGGCATGCACAGACTGCAGAGGCTGGACCTTTCTGGAAATAACCTGACCACCCTGCCGCGAGGATTGTTCAAAGACCTGGATAATTTAGGTCAGCTCCTGGTACGAGGTAATCCTTGGCACTGTGGCTGTAATCTGCGCTGGTTGTATGATTGGTTACAGACCCGCGGTAACTCAATCACTGTTAGAGGTCTCACCTGCCGTGGGCCAGACAGGGTAAGAGACATGGCCTTGAAAGACCTCACAAATGAGATGGAGGAATGTGAGTTGGTGAAAACAGCTGGGACTAAAGACAGAGCAGGTGTTGGAGGATCGGATAGTTCTACCACTAACACACCTCCCCAAGGATCACTCTTCACTCTGCGCTCTAAGCGACCTGGTCTTGGACTGCCTGACTCCGGCTTAGACTACACTCTTAGCAGCAGTGGTGTGGGGAAGAGTCTGGCTCTAAATGTTAAACCTCTCTCGCACAGCAGTGTTCGTGTCACCTGGAGTGTTGCACAACCAACCTCTTCCTTCAGGCTCAGTTGGCTCCGACTGGGTACCGGGAACACCATGGGCTCAATCACAGAGACCCTGGTCCGGGGTGATCGTCGAGAATATCTGCTTACCTCTTTACAACCACGTTCTAGCTACATCATCTGTATGGTGCCCATGCCAGCCAGCTCAGAGAGCAAAGGGGGGATTTCAGGAGAATCTGACGCTGACGAAGCTCTTGTGTGTGCAAAAGCTGAAACTTCTGATCCCAGCCCATTAGAGGAAGAGGAAGCTGGTGATTCACGGCATGTGACAGTGCTGCCCTTGGCAGGGATTATTGGTGGCGCCACTGCAATTGTATCATTAGCACTTATATTTGCCATCATCTGTTGGTATGGACATAAGAGTGGGCACTTGTGTTCCCGAGACCATTACACTCGCAACACCTCCCGCAAAAGCAAGAATTATGATGACTACATAGAGTCAGGGACAAAGAAAGACAATACCATCCTAGAGATCCGTGGACCGGGCTTTCAGATGACACCAATGGCTGCTTGCCAGCCGATGCAACCTAAACCACTACAAGAGGATTACATTATTCATACCATATTCCCATCTAATGGCACTGGCATGTACAAAGGTGCCAACCATATTTCAAATGCAAGGCAAAGCACCAACAGAGGTTATAGAGAAGGGGGGATCCCAGATATAGACTACTGTTACACATGA